Proteins encoded by one window of Hyphomicrobium nitrativorans NL23:
- a CDS encoding cell division protein FtsX, with protein MSGSYDRPDRPAARGHQAPHRHPDYETYDDGSVVTQDHGAQGHGTQGHAASYPQTYEPDPISGGEGAHRSEYERYARPEVYATSRESRKAISLSAPIVPAGSVTGRSLTLVITIMCFLACLTVGAVYMIRQSANAWLADIASEVTVQVQPKDGADTEQAVQEVATYLRQQQGINRVTTLSAQQSAKLLEPWLGVIEDLDALPLPRLIAIELDRSAAPDLDVVRAGLSERFQGVTLDDHRRWQQQITTITHSFSLGGLAILALVAMATTAIIVSATRSSMASNREIVEVLHFVGATDRFIAREFEKHFFRLGVRAGLVGAGLAIAVFLLMPTIIRLLGGGELTLAELSRLVGSGSLDVAGFVLMGIVVVVVAALCVLTSRWGVFRILNSRP; from the coding sequence ATGTCCGGATCGTATGACAGACCCGACCGGCCGGCGGCGCGGGGGCATCAGGCTCCGCACCGTCATCCGGATTATGAGACTTATGACGACGGCTCCGTCGTGACGCAGGATCACGGCGCCCAGGGTCATGGCACGCAGGGTCATGCGGCAAGCTATCCGCAGACCTACGAGCCCGATCCGATTTCGGGAGGGGAGGGCGCGCATCGCAGCGAGTACGAGCGCTATGCGCGGCCGGAGGTCTATGCCACATCGCGCGAGAGCCGGAAGGCGATCTCTCTCAGCGCGCCCATCGTGCCGGCCGGATCGGTCACGGGCCGGTCGCTGACGCTCGTGATCACCATCATGTGCTTCCTGGCCTGCCTCACGGTGGGCGCGGTCTACATGATCCGCCAGTCCGCCAACGCCTGGCTTGCCGACATCGCCAGCGAGGTGACGGTTCAGGTGCAGCCGAAGGACGGAGCCGACACCGAGCAGGCAGTGCAGGAGGTCGCGACGTATCTCAGGCAGCAGCAAGGGATCAACCGCGTCACCACGCTCTCGGCCCAGCAGTCCGCAAAGCTCCTCGAACCTTGGCTCGGCGTGATCGAGGACCTCGATGCGCTGCCGTTGCCGCGGCTGATCGCAATCGAGCTCGACAGGAGTGCCGCGCCCGATCTCGACGTGGTTCGTGCCGGGCTCTCGGAGCGCTTCCAAGGCGTGACGCTCGACGATCACCGGCGCTGGCAGCAGCAAATTACCACCATCACTCACAGTTTCTCGCTGGGCGGCCTCGCGATCCTGGCGCTGGTCGCGATGGCCACGACGGCGATCATCGTCTCCGCGACCAGAAGTTCGATGGCGTCCAACCGCGAGATCGTCGAAGTCCTGCATTTCGTGGGCGCGACGGACCGCTTCATTGCGCGTGAGTTCGAGAAACATTTCTTCCGCCTCGGTGTGCGGGCCGGACTGGTCGGCGCCGGGCTTGCGATCGCCGTTTTTCTCCTGATGCCCACGATCATCCGCCTGCTCGGCGGGGGCGAGCTGACGCTTGCGGAGCTTTCCCGGCTCGTGGGGTCCGGCTCGCTGGATGTGGCCGGTTTCGTGCTGATGGGGATCGTGGTCGTTGTGGTGGCGGCCCTTTGCGTGCTCACCTCGCGCTGGGGCGTTTTTCGCATCCTTAACAGCCGCCCTTAA
- a CDS encoding YdcF family protein translates to MVLRRFLIGSLGGAVALVAFGFVLFANAVTREPELQNVSADGIVVLTGGQTRISEAARLLEDGRGKRLLISGVNPKAGRPSLMRISGLGEDIFSCCVDLGYAALNTVGNAAETQRWAEAFGYDRLIVVTAAYHMPRSLAELARAMPNVELVPHPVAPEGIRRKVWWLDAAATRLLAAEYAKFLPAAARLVVARGMSPWQPTAVTASSSAVPKS, encoded by the coding sequence ATGGTTCTGAGGCGTTTCCTGATTGGATCTCTGGGCGGGGCGGTCGCGCTGGTCGCGTTCGGCTTCGTGCTGTTTGCCAATGCGGTGACGCGGGAGCCCGAGCTTCAGAACGTGAGCGCCGACGGGATTGTCGTGCTGACGGGCGGTCAGACGCGCATTTCGGAAGCTGCACGGCTTCTCGAAGACGGGCGCGGAAAGCGTCTCCTTATTTCGGGTGTAAACCCGAAGGCCGGCCGGCCGTCGCTGATGCGGATTTCAGGGCTCGGCGAAGACATCTTCTCCTGCTGCGTCGATCTCGGCTATGCGGCTCTGAACACCGTTGGCAACGCGGCCGAAACGCAGCGATGGGCGGAAGCGTTCGGCTACGACCGGCTGATCGTGGTGACGGCGGCCTATCACATGCCGCGGAGCCTCGCGGAATTGGCCCGCGCCATGCCGAACGTGGAATTGGTGCCGCATCCGGTGGCGCCCGAGGGCATTCGGCGCAAGGTCTGGTGGCTGGACGCGGCTGCGACGCGGCTTCTGGCTGCCGAATACGCGAAATTCCTGCCGGCGGCCGCACGCCTGGTCGTGGCGCGGGGAATGTCCCCTTGGCAGCCTACGGCGGTTACGGCATCTTCTTCGGCTGTTCCCAAGTCTTGA
- a CDS encoding lysophospholipid acyltransferase family protein, translating into MLLLRSLLFALAFYVTTALFLVLGSWLLLGPRRWAMEGLRIHGLVSVWLLRVIAGTKLEVRGQHHVPKGACLVVSKHQSAWDTFGLVPLFRDPAIVLKDELKWIPFYGWFCVKFEHILVKRDRAAVALKTMIADARDRAEQGREIVIFPEGTRRAPGAPPDYKPGYVALYEGLGLPCVPLALNSGVFWPRRSLMRYPGTIVVEFLEPIPAGLPRKEFREILEARLEAAAQRLVEEGQQSRVRN; encoded by the coding sequence ATGCTGCTTCTCCGCTCACTCCTCTTCGCCTTGGCGTTCTACGTGACGACGGCGCTGTTTCTCGTGCTCGGCTCGTGGCTGCTGTTGGGCCCGCGGCGCTGGGCCATGGAGGGGCTGCGCATCCATGGGCTGGTTTCGGTGTGGCTGCTGCGCGTCATCGCGGGCACCAAACTTGAGGTGCGCGGCCAGCATCATGTGCCGAAGGGCGCGTGTCTCGTCGTCTCGAAGCACCAGTCGGCGTGGGATACGTTCGGGCTCGTGCCGCTGTTTCGCGATCCCGCCATCGTGCTCAAGGACGAGCTCAAGTGGATTCCGTTCTACGGCTGGTTCTGCGTGAAGTTCGAACACATCCTGGTCAAGCGCGACAGGGCGGCGGTGGCGCTCAAGACGATGATCGCGGATGCGCGCGACAGGGCCGAGCAGGGCCGGGAGATCGTCATTTTCCCCGAAGGCACGCGCCGGGCGCCCGGCGCGCCGCCCGACTATAAGCCGGGATATGTGGCGCTGTACGAGGGGCTCGGGCTTCCCTGCGTGCCGCTCGCGCTCAATTCCGGCGTGTTCTGGCCGCGCCGGAGCCTGATGCGATATCCGGGCACGATCGTCGTGGAATTTTTGGAGCCGATTCCGGCCGGGCTGCCGCGGAAGGAATTCCGCGAGATTTTGGAGGCGCGTCTCGAAGCGGCGGCGCAGCGCCTCGTCGAGGAAGGCCAACAAAGCCGGGTCCGCAATTGA
- a CDS encoding IS1595 family transposase → MAKPITIIEFMKMFPDDDACLEHLFHARFGMDHQCSRCGETGKWKKLSKQPAYTCQCGNHVHPMVGTPFHKSHTPLQKWFYAMYLFTTTRHGVPAKELQRQLSVNYKTAWRMGHEIRKYLAAVDGDTPLSGHVEADETYLGGREKARKGQSRLTNKAIVVGMVERNGDVITRVVPDTSRNSLEVTVTENVLPGSRISTDEHKGYSDLNKCGFQHETVHHKSKEYVRGDVHTNTIEGFWAMIKRSIRGTHIHVSKDHLPKYLGEFEFRWNLRHHPEVMFPLLLKRLGS, encoded by the coding sequence ATGGCAAAGCCGATCACGATCATTGAGTTCATGAAGATGTTTCCGGACGACGACGCTTGCTTGGAGCACCTGTTCCACGCGCGGTTCGGCATGGACCACCAATGCTCACGCTGCGGCGAGACTGGAAAGTGGAAGAAGCTCTCAAAGCAGCCTGCTTACACCTGCCAGTGTGGCAACCACGTCCACCCCATGGTCGGGACCCCGTTCCACAAGTCGCATACGCCACTCCAGAAGTGGTTCTATGCGATGTACCTGTTCACGACGACGCGCCACGGCGTTCCCGCCAAGGAACTCCAGCGCCAGCTTTCCGTGAACTACAAGACCGCGTGGCGCATGGGGCACGAAATCCGGAAGTATCTCGCCGCCGTCGATGGCGACACGCCGCTGTCCGGCCATGTCGAAGCTGACGAGACGTACCTTGGCGGCCGGGAGAAAGCGCGCAAGGGCCAAAGCCGCCTCACCAACAAGGCCATTGTGGTTGGAATGGTAGAACGCAATGGCGACGTCATTACCCGCGTCGTCCCGGACACGTCTCGCAATTCCCTTGAGGTCACGGTAACGGAGAACGTCTTGCCAGGGTCACGGATTTCGACCGACGAGCACAAAGGCTATTCTGACCTCAACAAGTGCGGTTTCCAGCACGAGACGGTCCACCACAAGAGCAAGGAATACGTGCGCGGCGACGTGCATACGAACACGATTGAGGGTTTCTGGGCGATGATTAAGCGCTCGATCCGTGGCACGCACATCCACGTCTCGAAAGACCACCTGCCTAAGTACCTCGGCGAGTTCGAGTTCCGGTGGAACCTGCGGCACCATCCCGAGGTGATGTTTCCTCTCCTTCTAAAGCGCCTTGGCTCATAA
- a CDS encoding adenosylcobalamin-dependent ribonucleoside-diphosphate reductase, producing the protein MTDAPMFLAPISAEIWRRKYRFDGETRLGTVAGDATLSDTFRRVARAAASVEKGGKRVRARWEQRFYDAMADFGFVPAGRILAGAGTDRDVTLFNCFVMGRIDDDLGGIFENVKEAALTMQQGGGIGHDFSTLRPNGALVRSIGADASGPVSFMDVWDAMCRTIMSAGARRGAMMGTLRCDHPDIEAFVDAKSDPEKLRNFNLSVLVTDAFIAAVREDAPWDLVFEGRVFRTVRARDLWARIMRAAYDYAEPGVIFIDRVNAMNNLAYCEEIRATNPCGEQPLPPYGACLLGSINLAQLVSAPFSDAAKIDAETLEERVRIAVRFLDNVIDLSGYPLPAQAAEARAKRRIGLGVTGLADALIAMGVRYGTPEAEALAETWMGAIERAAYLASADLAAEKGAFPLYDAERFLATPNLKRLPSEVRDAIRRHGIRNGCLTSIAPTGTISLFAGNVSSGVEPVFDFRYTRRVLEKDGSHRMEEVEDLAYARYRKQAGTDAPLSPAFVTTSELSPREHLVMQAALQRHVDSSISKTINCPADISFEDFESIYLDAFDLGLKGCTVYRPNEIRGAVLSAAPAVSAAEDRPPDNGEGGGGDVVTVSQASPSPAERHGDVVYMSRPLDRDPVLAGFTYKIKWPESDHAIYVTINDIERNGPVGGVAPPRRRPFEIFINTRNLEHYAWTVALTRMISAVFRRGGDVTFVADELKAVFDPQGGRWIGGRYVPSLLAAIGDVIEAHMRRIGFLKSGDEEAAVPVAEIATLGGRDEAPEGRSPKGQMLGLAGGRSCPKCAAQAYVKEGGCWTCRACGFSRCS; encoded by the coding sequence ATGACAGACGCCCCCATGTTCCTGGCCCCGATCTCAGCGGAGATCTGGCGGCGCAAGTATCGGTTCGACGGTGAGACCCGGCTCGGGACGGTTGCGGGCGACGCGACGTTGTCCGACACGTTCCGGCGCGTGGCGCGGGCTGCGGCCTCGGTTGAGAAGGGCGGCAAGCGCGTCCGTGCGCGGTGGGAGCAGCGCTTCTATGACGCGATGGCCGATTTCGGCTTTGTGCCCGCCGGGCGCATCCTGGCAGGGGCTGGGACGGACCGGGACGTTACGCTTTTCAATTGCTTCGTCATGGGCCGTATCGACGACGACCTCGGCGGCATTTTCGAAAACGTGAAGGAAGCCGCCCTCACGATGCAGCAGGGCGGCGGCATCGGTCACGATTTCTCGACGCTGAGGCCGAACGGTGCGCTGGTGCGCAGCATCGGCGCGGATGCATCGGGTCCTGTGAGTTTCATGGACGTGTGGGACGCGATGTGCCGCACGATCATGTCAGCAGGCGCGCGGCGCGGGGCGATGATGGGTACGCTCCGCTGCGATCATCCCGATATCGAAGCGTTCGTGGATGCCAAGAGCGATCCGGAGAAACTCAGGAACTTCAATCTCTCGGTCTTGGTCACGGACGCATTCATTGCGGCGGTCCGCGAGGACGCGCCGTGGGATCTCGTGTTCGAGGGCCGTGTGTTCCGCACGGTGCGGGCGCGCGATCTGTGGGCACGGATCATGCGGGCGGCTTACGACTATGCCGAGCCCGGCGTGATCTTCATCGACCGCGTCAACGCGATGAACAACCTTGCCTACTGCGAGGAGATCCGCGCGACGAACCCGTGCGGCGAGCAGCCGCTGCCGCCCTATGGCGCGTGCCTGCTCGGCTCGATCAATCTCGCGCAACTCGTGTCGGCGCCGTTTTCGGATGCGGCGAAGATCGATGCGGAGACGCTCGAAGAGCGGGTGCGGATCGCTGTACGCTTCCTCGACAACGTGATCGATCTTTCGGGGTATCCCCTGCCAGCGCAGGCGGCGGAAGCGCGCGCGAAGCGGCGGATCGGGCTCGGTGTCACCGGGCTTGCGGATGCGCTGATCGCGATGGGCGTGCGCTACGGGACGCCGGAAGCGGAGGCATTGGCCGAGACGTGGATGGGCGCGATCGAGCGCGCGGCCTATCTCGCGAGTGCGGATCTCGCAGCGGAGAAAGGCGCGTTTCCGCTCTATGATGCGGAGCGTTTCCTTGCGACGCCGAACCTTAAGCGTTTGCCGTCTGAGGTGCGCGACGCCATCCGCCGCCACGGCATCCGCAACGGGTGCCTCACGTCCATCGCGCCCACAGGCACCATCTCGTTGTTTGCGGGCAACGTGTCGTCGGGCGTCGAGCCGGTGTTCGACTTCCGCTACACCCGGCGTGTGCTGGAGAAGGACGGGTCCCACCGGATGGAAGAGGTGGAAGACCTCGCGTATGCGCGCTACCGCAAGCAGGCAGGCACGGATGCGCCGCTCAGCCCTGCGTTTGTCACCACGTCCGAGCTTTCGCCGCGCGAGCATCTCGTGATGCAGGCCGCGCTGCAGCGGCATGTCGACAGCTCGATCTCGAAAACGATCAACTGCCCCGCCGATATATCCTTCGAGGATTTCGAGAGCATTTATCTCGATGCCTTCGATCTCGGTCTCAAAGGGTGCACCGTTTATCGCCCGAACGAGATCAGGGGGGCCGTGCTGTCGGCCGCTCCGGCAGTTTCGGCCGCCGAGGATCGGCCTCCGGACAACGGCGAAGGTGGGGGTGGCGACGTCGTGACGGTCTCCCAGGCGTCGCCGTCTCCGGCGGAGCGTCACGGCGATGTCGTCTACATGTCGCGGCCGCTCGACCGCGATCCTGTGCTGGCGGGGTTTACCTACAAGATCAAGTGGCCGGAGAGCGATCATGCGATCTACGTCACGATCAACGACATCGAGCGCAACGGACCCGTTGGTGGCGTGGCTCCGCCACGACGCCGTCCGTTCGAGATTTTCATCAACACACGCAATCTCGAACACTACGCCTGGACCGTCGCGCTGACACGGATGATCAGTGCCGTGTTCCGCCGCGGCGGCGACGTGACGTTTGTGGCCGACGAACTCAAGGCTGTGTTCGATCCGCAGGGCGGGCGCTGGATCGGCGGGCGGTATGTGCCGAGCCTGCTCGCGGCCATCGGCGATGTGATCGAGGCGCATATGCGCCGCATCGGTTTTCTCAAGTCGGGCGATGAGGAGGCTGCGGTACCCGTGGCGGAGATCGCCACGCTTGGCGGGCGGGACGAGGCGCCGGAGGGGCGCAGTCCGAAGGGGCAGATGTTGGGGCTGGCCGGCGGGCGGAGCTGTCCGAAGTGTGCCGCTCAAGCCTACGTCAAGGAAGGGGGGTGCTGGACGTGCCGCGCGTGCGGATTTTCGCGATGTAGCTGA
- the crcB gene encoding fluoride efflux transporter CrcB, producing MNTSVIVFIGAGLGGLLRHVMNTAITGLMGTGFPYGILAINVLGSSLMGLLAGWLAFRGEAPAEVRLFLATGLLGGFTTFSAFSMDTALLIERGETGLAAVYVAASVALSLVGLFAGLWAMRSLLT from the coding sequence ATGAACACGTCCGTGATTGTCTTCATCGGCGCGGGCCTCGGCGGCCTCCTGCGTCATGTCATGAACACCGCGATCACCGGCCTCATGGGAACCGGGTTCCCCTACGGCATCCTCGCCATCAACGTGTTGGGATCGAGTCTTATGGGCCTGCTGGCCGGTTGGCTCGCCTTCCGCGGCGAAGCGCCTGCGGAAGTACGCCTGTTTCTTGCAACGGGCCTGCTCGGCGGCTTCACGACGTTTTCGGCTTTCTCGATGGACACCGCCCTATTGATCGAACGCGGCGAGACGGGCCTTGCCGCGGTCTACGTGGCAGCGAGCGTCGCGCTCTCCCTCGTCGGCTTGTTCGCGGGCCTATGGGCGATGCGCAGCTTACTCACGTGA
- a CDS encoding gamma-glutamylcyclotransferase: protein MSVEPAETWIFGYGSLMWSPGFPFAESRRAKLTGFHRAFCVYSIHYRGTERRPGLVLGLDRGGACEGIAFRIAPEARRATLAYLRARELIYGVYREALVPIALAHTESEPPRTVWATAYIAERCHPAYAGCLPLAREALLIRRSIGQGGTNLDYLLSTRGHLLDLGIREPRLERLIALTGTGRTRQAGAHSNAPRSVALARAWAEKPTRRPRTVRDNRFGYRAKLAGL, encoded by the coding sequence ATGTCCGTCGAACCGGCCGAAACATGGATCTTCGGCTACGGCTCTCTCATGTGGAGCCCGGGCTTCCCTTTTGCCGAGTCCCGCCGCGCCAAGCTCACCGGCTTCCATCGCGCATTCTGCGTCTATTCGATTCACTACCGCGGCACAGAACGCCGCCCCGGCCTCGTCCTCGGCCTCGACCGCGGCGGCGCCTGCGAAGGGATCGCGTTCCGCATTGCGCCCGAAGCGCGTAGAGCCACCCTCGCCTACCTTCGCGCCCGGGAACTGATCTACGGCGTCTATCGCGAAGCGCTCGTGCCTATCGCTCTCGCTCACACGGAAAGCGAGCCGCCGAGAACCGTCTGGGCCACCGCCTACATCGCCGAGCGCTGCCACCCGGCCTATGCGGGGTGCCTGCCGCTTGCGCGCGAAGCCCTCTTGATCCGCCGATCCATCGGCCAGGGCGGAACGAACCTCGACTATCTCCTGAGCACACGCGGTCACCTGTTGGATCTCGGCATCCGCGAGCCGAGGCTCGAACGGCTTATCGCACTCACGGGCACGGGACGCACCCGGCAGGCCGGCGCACACAGCAACGCACCCCGATCCGTTGCGCTTGCGCGCGCCTGGGCCGAGAAGCCGACACGCCGACCGCGCACCGTGCGCGACAATCGCTTCGGCTATCGCGCCAAGCTGGCCGGGCTCTGA
- a CDS encoding prephenate/arogenate dehydrogenase family protein: protein MTKSNPTAPMFERIALIGIGLIGSSISHAARRAGVVGSIVGSARTPATLETAMRLGLIDQGFITAAEAAEDADLVILCTPVGLCGPIAKEISRHLKPGAILTDVGSVKAAIVRDVAPHVPDGVHFVPGHPIAGTEQSGPEAGFAELFDGRWCILTPEPHTDGAAVEKLKAFWEALGSKVEIMAPEHHDLVLAITSHVPHLIAYNIVNTAANLERVTDSEVIKFSAGGFRDFTRIAASDPVMWRDIFLNNKEAVLDMLGRFTEDLTALQRAIRFGEGETLHRLFTEARAVRRGIIEAGQDTPAPDFGRGAAATSPTDVK, encoded by the coding sequence ATGACGAAGTCCAACCCCACGGCTCCGATGTTCGAGCGTATCGCGCTGATCGGCATCGGCCTCATCGGCTCCTCGATCAGCCACGCAGCGCGCCGCGCAGGCGTCGTGGGTTCCATCGTCGGCTCCGCGCGCACGCCCGCCACGCTCGAAACGGCCATGCGGCTCGGTCTCATCGATCAAGGCTTCATCACGGCGGCGGAAGCGGCCGAGGATGCGGACCTCGTCATCCTCTGCACGCCGGTCGGCCTCTGCGGCCCCATCGCCAAGGAAATCTCGCGCCATCTGAAACCCGGCGCCATTCTCACCGACGTCGGCTCCGTCAAGGCGGCCATCGTCCGCGACGTCGCCCCGCACGTGCCGGACGGCGTCCATTTCGTGCCCGGCCACCCCATCGCCGGTACAGAGCAATCCGGCCCCGAAGCGGGATTCGCGGAACTGTTCGACGGCCGCTGGTGCATCCTCACCCCGGAGCCGCACACGGATGGCGCAGCCGTCGAGAAGTTGAAAGCGTTCTGGGAAGCTCTCGGCTCCAAGGTCGAGATCATGGCGCCCGAGCATCACGATCTCGTGCTCGCCATCACCAGCCACGTCCCCCACCTCATCGCCTACAACATCGTCAACACCGCCGCCAATCTGGAGCGCGTGACCGACAGCGAGGTGATCAAGTTCTCGGCTGGCGGCTTTCGCGACTTCACCCGCATCGCCGCCTCCGACCCCGTCATGTGGCGTGACATTTTCCTGAACAACAAAGAGGCGGTGCTCGATATGCTCGGCCGCTTCACCGAAGATCTGACGGCACTTCAGCGTGCCATCCGCTTCGGCGAGGGCGAAACGCTTCACCGCCTGTTCACGGAAGCGCGCGCCGTGCGTCGCGGCATCATCGAAGCCGGACAGGATACGCCGGCGCCCGATTTCGGCCGAGGGGCCGCAGCCACGTCACCGACAGACGTGAAGTAA
- the hisC gene encoding histidinol-phosphate transaminase, which yields MAVAPKPRPGVLDIEAYVPGEAHVPGGVKPIKLSSNETPLGPSPQAVEAFRIAGADLERYPDGQATELRQAIARRFGLDANRIVCGAGSDELISLIAHAYLGPGDEGLFTEHGFLLYRIVVLAAGATPVVVPEKNLTADVDAILAHVTPRTRVVFLANPNNPTGTYLPIDEVRRLRAGLPDEALLVLDAAYAEYVRRNDYEAGLELVATTENTVMTRTFSKIFGLAGLRIGWAYCPAAVADALNRIRGPFNLSTPSIAAGAAAIGDWSHVEAAVAHNEEWRAWLTAEIEKLGLPVTPSVANFLLIHFPAAPGRDAAACDAFLKSRGIILRRVGGYGLPGALRLTVGTADENRKVQEALATFVGAAG from the coding sequence ATGGCCGTCGCCCCGAAACCCCGTCCCGGTGTTCTCGACATCGAAGCGTACGTGCCGGGCGAAGCGCACGTTCCGGGCGGCGTAAAGCCCATCAAGCTCTCCTCGAACGAGACCCCCCTCGGGCCGAGCCCGCAGGCCGTCGAAGCATTCCGCATCGCCGGGGCCGACCTCGAACGCTACCCGGACGGCCAGGCTACCGAGCTTCGCCAGGCCATTGCGCGCCGCTTCGGCCTGGATGCCAACCGCATCGTCTGCGGTGCGGGGTCCGACGAGCTGATCAGCCTCATCGCGCACGCCTACCTCGGCCCCGGCGACGAGGGGCTCTTCACCGAGCACGGCTTCCTGCTGTACCGCATCGTGGTGCTGGCCGCCGGCGCGACGCCCGTCGTGGTGCCGGAAAAAAATCTCACCGCCGACGTCGACGCGATCCTCGCTCACGTCACGCCGCGCACCCGCGTGGTGTTTCTCGCCAATCCCAACAATCCGACCGGCACCTACCTGCCGATCGACGAGGTGCGCCGCCTCCGCGCCGGCCTGCCGGACGAGGCGCTGCTCGTGCTCGACGCGGCCTATGCCGAATACGTGCGCCGCAACGATTACGAAGCGGGCCTCGAACTTGTCGCCACCACCGAAAACACGGTGATGACGCGCACGTTCTCGAAAATCTTCGGCCTCGCAGGGCTGCGCATCGGCTGGGCCTACTGCCCTGCTGCCGTCGCCGACGCTCTGAACCGTATCCGCGGCCCGTTCAATCTCTCCACGCCCTCCATCGCGGCCGGCGCCGCCGCGATTGGCGACTGGAGCCACGTCGAAGCCGCCGTCGCCCACAACGAGGAATGGCGCGCCTGGCTGACGGCAGAGATCGAGAAACTCGGCCTGCCGGTGACGCCAAGCGTTGCGAACTTCCTGCTCATCCACTTCCCCGCCGCCCCCGGACGCGACGCCGCCGCGTGCGACGCCTTCCTGAAATCGCGCGGCATCATCCTGCGCCGCGTCGGAGGCTACGGCCTCCCCGGCGCCCTGCGTCTCACCGTCGGCACCGCGGACGAGAACCGCAAGGTCCAGGAAGCGCTCGCCACGTTCGTTGGAGCCGCCGGATGA
- a CDS encoding outer membrane beta-barrel protein: MQLGTFSGAALRLLLAAWYLVLALNTEVFADRIGGSSLPSPTPALKGRIVEGEGATSVVVVSTAAGWSSNAGPTFFETPSSFVDRGVGYAQVMQTPLGAVDFNVTLADRRYFAFTDADERSGQANLALTRDWEGQQTLLAFAAGTSRDIEERLTMASLSLTHTWNGETVRPFVQAETAVLDFHDLPGEFEPFANQDDRDRISSRAQAGLRLTITEHLSVEVGGGVDTKRYLEKHDDFGVQRDSVSLFPLVGLAFATEMASLRAVYMPFRRVFEDDLFESTWTHGYAVDAEVKFSNALKAIASARHGFEETDFLIASAAYETVLVAGVMLTPAWGTLSLAVSETRRDYDGLHLLDIMRADRKREVALSGEVPLWDAVSLTGRVSYMDFESTLGEGGFFGEIATDVLTVSLGLTYVMAQ, translated from the coding sequence GTGCAATTGGGCACTTTCTCGGGCGCCGCTTTGCGGCTTTTGCTGGCGGCATGGTACCTCGTTTTGGCGCTCAATACCGAAGTTTTCGCCGATCGAATTGGCGGAAGCAGCCTTCCATCGCCGACACCCGCGCTCAAAGGCAGAATTGTCGAAGGGGAGGGCGCGACGTCCGTCGTTGTCGTGAGCACTGCGGCCGGGTGGTCGTCGAATGCCGGTCCGACGTTTTTCGAAACGCCGAGTTCGTTCGTCGATCGTGGCGTTGGCTATGCGCAGGTGATGCAGACGCCGCTCGGCGCCGTCGATTTCAACGTTACGCTGGCAGACCGGCGGTACTTCGCCTTTACGGATGCGGACGAGCGTTCGGGGCAGGCGAACCTCGCGCTTACGCGTGATTGGGAGGGACAGCAGACGCTGCTCGCGTTCGCAGCCGGTACGAGCCGGGACATCGAAGAGCGCCTCACTATGGCGAGTCTTTCGCTTACGCATACATGGAATGGCGAAACCGTCCGGCCGTTTGTGCAGGCGGAGACGGCCGTGCTCGATTTCCACGACCTGCCCGGCGAGTTTGAACCGTTTGCGAACCAGGACGATCGAGATCGGATCTCGTCGCGGGCGCAAGCGGGGCTGCGCCTTACGATCACCGAGCATCTCTCGGTCGAGGTTGGCGGGGGCGTCGACACCAAGCGCTATCTCGAAAAGCATGACGACTTCGGCGTCCAGCGCGACAGCGTTTCGCTGTTCCCGCTTGTGGGGCTCGCGTTCGCGACGGAGATGGCGTCGTTGCGCGCGGTTTATATGCCTTTTCGGCGTGTTTTCGAGGACGATCTGTTCGAAAGCACTTGGACGCATGGGTATGCGGTGGATGCCGAAGTGAAGTTCTCAAACGCCCTCAAGGCGATTGCGTCTGCGCGGCACGGGTTCGAGGAGACGGATTTTCTGATCGCGAGCGCGGCGTACGAAACGGTTTTGGTGGCAGGAGTGATGCTGACGCCCGCGTGGGGGACCTTGTCGCTCGCCGTGTCGGAGACGCGTCGCGATTACGACGGATTGCATCTTCTCGACATCATGCGGGCGGATCGAAAGCGGGAGGTGGCGTTGAGCGGAGAGGTGCCGCTTTGGGATGCCGTCTCGCTGACCGGACGCGTCAGCTACATGGATTTCGAGAGCACTCTCGGGGAAGGCGGTTTCTTCGGGGAGATCGCGACGGATGTGCTGACGGTATCGCTTGGGCTGACTTACGTGATGGCGCAATAA